AAATCAACACGCTCTTTTTTAAAAGCAAAAAGTTTTATCAGGTAATCATGCTGATCTTTTGAGATCGTACCATACTTTAGAGCAAGATCTGCCAATGTCGGAATATTTCCGGCCTGTTCAGCTTTGATGTTGTCTATTTCACTTTTCAATTCCGACCCTGGACCCTACACCTTGTTGATAATAATGTTTTATTTCTGTCATTTCCGTTACAAGATCTGCTTTATCTAAAATAGACGCAGGTGCGTTGCGCCCGGTAAACACAAGCTCCATATGATCAGGCTTTATGTCAATCAGGTACAATAAATCCTCTTCTGAAAGTAAGCCATAAAAACAGGCTATATTTGCCTCCTCAGCAACAACAAGCTCATGCTTCCCTGCTTTAATAATTCGGCATAGCTGTTCATAACCCTGCCGACATTTAGTTGTCTCTGCATCAGAAGGTTTTCCTTTTACAAACTCCCCGGCACCATATTGTTCAACTATAATATTATCAAATTTCTTAAGCGCTTTTATTTCTGAATACATGCCCTGTTTCATAAACTGAACGATAAATACGTTAAGCCCTGCCCCTGCCGCCCTGATTGCGAGGCCAAGGCTTGCAGTTGTTTTCCCTTTGCCATTGCCGGTGTAAACCTGAACGTAACCTTTCACGAAACGGGTCCTTTTCGGTTATGAAATCATACAAAGATTCGAATCGAAGCTCGTTCACAGTTTCATGTGAAACAATCTAACAATTCCTTTTAAATTCATTTAATTATTGATAGCAGAACCATGCAGGATATTCTACTTAAATTATCTATTTGAACGAAAAGCAGTCCACCTGCGGCGTTGCAGAAAAATTAAAAATCCTCACAACCAAGAGGTTGCTCCGGTTTTAAATTTTTCTGCGCCATGCATCTGGACTGCTTTTCGTCCAAATACGGAGTGTCCGTTCAAACATTAATTAGAAAATAAAATGAAACCCGCTGAATGATTATAGGAAAACATTCAAGAAAATAAAAAACTGAGCAAGTTGTAGAAACCTTGCTCAGTTTTGTATTTATACAATAAAGTTAAAAATTAACTTTATTATTTATCGCGATTGAATCTTAGCCAACGAATTCAACCTGGCTTGCAGGAGTACGGCAATCCATGATGTTACCACGAGCTTTGTGGTCAGCGATTTCAGCAGAGCAACCCACCATACGTCCAAGCAGGAACATGATGAATGCGATATCCTGCATCTCTTTGGAACCAATTTTTCCGCTGTTAACGTCTTTCCAGAGCAGATCCAGAGAGATGGTGGCAATAACGCCGTCAATGTTAACGCAGAATACGTTCTTGGTGGCGCCCACGTCAAACATGGACTGTACCAGATAATGATAGAATACCTGGAAGTGGTTGATCTCGTTTCTTTCAGTGAACAGTTTGTCCATGAAAACTTCACGCGGATCGTAGTTGACAGGTTTTCCCTTGAATACCGGATGGTTTACGCACGGAACCTTGAAGTAGTTCATGATACCTTCGCGTTTTGCTGTCAATTTGGTATCCAGGTATTTCTGGGCAGTGGCCAAAGCCAGTTCTTTCATCTTGGCATTGCGTTTTTCGGTATCCGGTTCCAGGTACGGATCATAGTCGCCAAAGGCGTCTTTGAGGAACTTGATGGCTTCAAAACCATTGCCGCCATGGTCACGACCAGTGTTGTTCATCCAGCCGGAGTAGCATGTAGCGATGAAGTTGCCGCCACTGACGGATTCCTTGGCACCCTTGGCAGAGATGGTACCCGGGCCGTTGGACATCAGCAGGTTGAGCAGGCCGTTGATGGCGAACTGTTCTTTGACTTCAGGTTCGCGGTTGAACAGCAGTTTAAAGCAAGTTGTTGCAAAGTCGGTATTCAGCACGGACAGATCGCTTAAGTCTACCAAGGATTTGTAGAAATCGTTGATTTCATACTGGGGTGCGCAGCAACCAACAAGGACGCCGTTGCATGCCAGGTAAGTGGCAACTTCGTGAGCGGTCTCAACAGTCATCTGCCTGTCAACAAGCGGTGTCCAGATAAGGCTCAAGGAAATAGCAGCCAGCATCAGGCTCAGTTTGTTTACATCACTGTTTGCTTCGGCATATTTCTGGGCATATTTGGTAAAGATGGTTTCCAGCCCTTCTTTGGCCAGCAGGTCTCCAAAGTATGCAGCAACTTCTGCTTCTTTAGCAGTGGTTTCACCCTGGGGCATAATCTTCTGGGACAGTTTTTCAGTAACGAGAGCATCGTTTACAGACATGTCGCCATAAATGTCAACATAGAAGAGATTGATCATATTTTTGGTCATCTCTGTCATGTCTTGATACAGCTGGCAGTTACCGGAAGTCAAAACTGCAGCGCCCAGATAAGCATTGGGCAGCGCGCCGTTAGCACGGGCGCGGGCAGTAATATCCATATACTGTGTACCCAGAGCTGTGAAATAGTTCATGATGGCATTGGCCACCGGGAGATATTTCTCATCGGGCTGTACGGAAGATACGGCAAAGAAGTTGGAAAGTGCAAAATTCTTTACAACAAGATCGAGAACCGGAACGCCGTGAACTTCAGTAACGTCGGTTTTCGGGTTCATGCGGCTTGCGCCGGACTTGTTACGCATGGATTCTCTGGTCAGCTGAGCACCTACCTGGTTGCCAAGTTTTTTGATGGCATCGTTGTAGGGTTCCATGGCTTCAACAGCTTTCATTTTGAGCTTTTCAGGCAGATTAATACCCTGTTCATTGACAAACCAAGGTTTCAGGCTCAGGTCGCCGAATGCTTCAAAATCGGGTTCTTCGCCGATCTCTTTGTAGATGGCGGCCATTGCAGGGGGGGCATCCTGGATGGATTCAATTCTGACACCCTTTTTGGAGCATTTGGGGCTGTCAGGGTTGAACATATCCACGCCAAAGTACTCATCAAACCATTTTTCTTTGGCAAGGGCATCATCACCACCACCAGCGATGGCGCCGGCATGACCAACCGCGCGGCTCAGGTTGGCTTTCCAGCGGCCTGTTACGCAGCATACGATGGGTTTGGTCAGCTTGATGGTGCCGTCGGCAACCCAGTCAAGGGCTTGTTTTTCATAATATCCGCCGGGCTCAATGTAGCAGAAGATCGCTTTGGTACGCGGATCATTTTCTGCACAATAGAGGAATTCGGGGAAGGCAAACTGGATATAAAGGTCCTTACCGGAGCTAAGTACGGTAGATGTACCGAAACCTGCAGTTTTCAGGTATTCAGGAATGGTGGTACTGAAGTTACCGGAGTTACTGAAAACAGCAACACTACCTTTTACAAGGGATTCACCGGGGTTGTTTCCGCCCAGGGCGCCACCAACACGAACCTGGTCCCAGGAGTTACCAATACCCAGGCAGTTTCCGCCAAATACGTCAATTTCATTTTCCTGTGCGATGGCACGGATAAATGCAGAATCCTTAACACCAACTTTTTCAGTCAGGATAACGATTTTGGTCAGATCGGGGTTGTGGGCAATCAGCTCAGCGGCAGCAGCAGCAACCGCTGTGGGGGGCAGATAGATAACGCCGACATCAAATTTAATACCGGCATCAACGATCTCTTTAACACTGCCGTATGCAGGGATATCACCAATTTTGGTTTCCAGTTTTGCACCGGATTTACCATATTGAACACCAGCAACAATGTTGCCGCCACTGAATTCATGTGATGTGGGGGTTACACCTCTACTTTCACCACCCAGAAGATTCATTACGATGCAGCGAGAATCTTTATTTGCTATTTCTTCTAGACTATTTACTCCCACGTAGTAGGGGAACGGATTAGTTTGGCTCATAGCTTCTCCAATAAAATGATTTAATTTCTGTTTAAATTGCTAAAATGCTTTTGATTTATAATTAAATCGTCAGATTACCTTTGACCTTTGTTTTTGACCCGGCAAATAATTATTTTTTATTTGCTGTAATCCATGCATCCAGTTCCAGGGTGTAATTCAATACACCAATCATACTACTGTCGAAACCGAACATCTTGTAAGGGATCTTCATACTGTCAAGAAGGTCACGGGCATAAATCATTCCCTGCACAACGTTTGGACCACCACGGCCGATTACAACGTGCACATCAGGATTCAGTGCAATATTTTCTCTTAAAGCATCCAGCATCGCTTTAATGGTAACAAAAATATCGGTGTTGTTTGCTTTACCACCAATAATCTGAACAATGTTGGCATTTTTCAGGAAGTGTCTGTAGCAAATGCTTGCAATCTCTTTCATCTTTGCATAGGGGGGGTTTCCACCAAAGTCAGATGAGAACATTGCTTTGTCGCCCAGAACCTCAGTGGCTGCACTGTTGGCACCGCCACCGAACATGAAGGGCAGGATGGTTCCATTGGGGTTCAGTTCCACAACGTCGCTCTGTCCCTGATAGGTTCTCAGCTGGTTGATTTCAGTTTCAAAATCAGTCAGTTCGGTAGCAAATACTTCGTTCGGGAATTTGATGCGGGTATGTGCGGGATCGTCCTGGTCGAAAGCTGCTTTAACGTCGCAAGCCACCGGAAGGGGACGTTTGCCTTTTTTCATACGAATGGGGTTCAGCTCAATCATGGTCAGGCCATAATTGTTATACAGATCCCACAGTTTGGGAAGCTGCTGTACCAGCGGGCTGATGAAAGGTTTGGGGCATCCAAGTTTCAGCAGTGCGTCATTGATATGATAGCCTCTGAGGCCTTCATTGGGGTTAAAGGGAACAATGGCTTTTTTGTCGTCGGGCAGTTCTTCAACTTCAACACCACCTTCAACAATCAACAACATGGTCGGTGTTCTGGTGATTGTAGAGGTTGTAATACTTACATAAATTTCTGCATCGGAAGCAACAAATTCTTCAAATGTGCAACCGTTTGCTTTATGTGTCGTAGGGCCTTGCTGATATTCGGCAAAGCAAAGGTCTTTTCTGGCCTGATTGGCGTCTGCATAATTGTCGACAATTTTTACCAGCCCTGCTTTTCCTTTTTTACCGGCACTGCCCATAAAAGAGGGTTTTACAACGACTTTGCCGCCTTTTTTGATCAGCGCTTCAATCTGTTCTTTGGTAGCATTTTCTGTCAGGGTCTCTGCTACGGGGAAATCAACTGTATCCATCAATTGCTTTCCGTATTTTAATCCAGTTAGTTGCATTTTTCCTCCCTGATAATTGTGTGAATTTAATTAAATAAAACTTCTCAATTCATTCGATATTACCAACAGACTTCAATCTTAACACTTTGTTTTTTCGCAAAACATAAATGTCAATTTATTAAGCATCCAGCCTACCCTTGCATGGTTCACAGATTGCTTCAAGGGGTTTTTGGCTGTTTTGCTTCGTCGCAAGAAGGTTTAAAGTTCCCCCTAAACTTTTCCCTATCAAGCCCTCCTTTCTTTATTGGGAATTTGCTAAATTTAAATAATCTTTTTAAAGATCTCTTAACATCTGTTAACAAGTTTAAACTTATATAGGATAGGAACTTCCGTTTTGTCAATAGGATAGTGCAGCCAAAATTCACCGTCGAAATTTAATATGCTTCCATAAAAAAGCGGACAGGTGGCAGCCATGGGGTTTTAACCTTATCTATAACACATCAATTGTTAGTCTATAAAAACTATCGTATGGTATTGTCAATTTATTTTTCGCTGTGTTTGGCATCTTTAAACATCGCGAATGGTGCAGGCATGGTGTTGCCTAAAGCAATAGCGTTAACTAAATAAAGAGGCACAGGCAGATCTGCCAAGGAGATAGGATTAGTTAATTCTTTTTCTTGTTCGAACTTGAATGATCGTATGCCTTGTGACATATTTGTATGCACCCCCTCGTTGGTGGTAGCTTTTCGATTTCTGGGGTACTATAGCGACTCAATTCAGCAAGCGCAACAAAAAATTTTATTTTTTTTTACAATAAATCATAAAGAAGGATAGCGGGAATTTGAGTATGGCGTAACTGTAATTGCGGTCCATTAAAATTATAGGAAATCATCTGCAATTCTTTTACCACAAACGCCGTAATGACAATTATCAAGTCCTTATATTATATGTTGACTAAGACACTGATTTTAAACTATATAGATCGGCTGTATATTTTTTTGGTAACAAACAACAAAGATTGAAGATATAAAACCCATGCAGACCATACGCGGATTCAGAGATATTTTACCAGAGCAGATTACTCTGTGGCAGAAGGTGGAGCAAGAAGCGGCAGCCCTGTTTGAATCCTTTGGATACAGGGAAATCCGTATCCCTATCGTGGAGAAGACAGCATTGTTTGCCCGGAGTATCGGAGAAACAACCGACATTGTTGAAAAGGAGATGTACACCTTTGAAGACAGGAAGGGTGAAATGCTCACGCTTCGGCCCGAGGCCACAGCATCCATTTGCAGGGCGTACATCCAGCATAAAATGTATGCGGCCGAGCCGGTACGCAAATTTTATCTGACAGGCCCCATGTTCCGTCGGGAGCGTCCGCAAAAAGGGCGCTACCGCCAGTTTTACCAAATTGACGCAGAGGTTTTCGGAGTAGCATCCCCTTATATTGACAGTGAACTGATTTTTCTTTTGCACACATTGTTACGCCGTCTTGGACTTGAAGGCCTTTCAGCCCATATCAACAGCCTTGGTTGCCCGACCTGTCGTCCTGATTTCCAAAAAGCCCTGCTTGATTTTTTAGGCGAACGAAAAGACCATTTGTGCGAGAACTGCCAACGCAGACTGGTTAAAAATCCATTGCGGATACTGGACTGTAAAGTACAGGCATGCAAGCAGGCCCTTGAGGGATCACCGGCTACAGTGGATCATCTATGTCCGGATTGCAGTACCCATTTTGAAACCGTGAAAAACAGCCTTGAAAAACTGGGGGTGGATTTTATAATCGACGACACCCTGGTTCGTGGGCTTGATTACTATACCCGTACGGCCTGGGAAATCCAGACCACAACCCTCGGTGCCCAGTCCGCCGTTGCCGGGGGCGGTCGGTACGATCGTCTGGTGGAAGAACTTGGCGGTCCTTCGACACCGGCAATTGGGTTTGCCATCGGGTTTGACCGCCTGGTCGAAGTAATGGAGCAGCTTGACAACCAGGCCGGTGAAACAGGCCCGGACCTTTTTATTGTCAGCCTGGGGGCAGACGCCCTGCAATATGCATTTGAATGGTCCTGCCGGCTTAATACCATGGGCATAAGAACAGATACGGATTTCCGTGGAAAAAGTATGAAAGCGCTGATGAAACGGGCAAATAAACTCAATGCCGATTTTGTTCTCATTGTCGGTGACAATGAACTTGCCCAAAAAAAACTTGTGCTGCGCAACATGGCGACCAAGGAGCAGACTGAAATCGGGCTGGATAATCTGGTAAATGACCTGGCAAAACTAATTAAACATTAATATCGTTATGGAGTTTAAGAATAAAAGTGACTGATTTACTTGGAGATATGAAACGCACACACACCTGCATTGAGTTGGGAGAAAGCCAGATTGGCCAGGACGTCGTACTCATGGGGTGGGTTCAGCACCGCCGGGATCACGGCGGCGTTATTTTTGTGGACCTTCGGGACCGGGAAGGCATTACCCAGGTTGTATTTGATCCGTCGGTCTCCGAGGCTGTCCATGAAAAAGCCCAGGAAATCAGAAATGAATATGTCCTGGGCATTAAAGGAAAAGTATCGGCACGGCCTGCCGACATGGTAAACCCCAGGATGACCACCGGTGCCATAGAAGTGCTTGTAGACGAATTGCGGATCTTTTCCAGAGCCAAAACACCGGCCTTTCAGATTGAAGACCGGGTGGATGCCTCGGAAACCATACGTCTGCAATACCGTTATCTGGATTTAAGGCGCACCCAGCTTAAAAACAATATTCTGGCCCGGCACAAAACCACCATGACGGTTAGAAATTTTCTGGA
This window of the uncultured Desulfobacter sp. genome carries:
- a CDS encoding CoA-binding protein encodes the protein MSQTNPFPYYVGVNSLEEIANKDSRCIVMNLLGGESRGVTPTSHEFSGGNIVAGVQYGKSGAKLETKIGDIPAYGSVKEIVDAGIKFDVGVIYLPPTAVAAAAAELIAHNPDLTKIVILTEKVGVKDSAFIRAIAQENEIDVFGGNCLGIGNSWDQVRVGGALGGNNPGESLVKGSVAVFSNSGNFSTTIPEYLKTAGFGTSTVLSSGKDLYIQFAFPEFLYCAENDPRTKAIFCYIEPGGYYEKQALDWVADGTIKLTKPIVCCVTGRWKANLSRAVGHAGAIAGGGDDALAKEKWFDEYFGVDMFNPDSPKCSKKGVRIESIQDAPPAMAAIYKEIGEEPDFEAFGDLSLKPWFVNEQGINLPEKLKMKAVEAMEPYNDAIKKLGNQVGAQLTRESMRNKSGASRMNPKTDVTEVHGVPVLDLVVKNFALSNFFAVSSVQPDEKYLPVANAIMNYFTALGTQYMDITARARANGALPNAYLGAAVLTSGNCQLYQDMTEMTKNMINLFYVDIYGDMSVNDALVTEKLSQKIMPQGETTAKEAEVAAYFGDLLAKEGLETIFTKYAQKYAEANSDVNKLSLMLAAISLSLIWTPLVDRQMTVETAHEVATYLACNGVLVGCCAPQYEINDFYKSLVDLSDLSVLNTDFATTCFKLLFNREPEVKEQFAINGLLNLLMSNGPGTISAKGAKESVSGGNFIATCYSGWMNNTGRDHGGNGFEAIKFLKDAFGDYDPYLEPDTEKRNAKMKELALATAQKYLDTKLTAKREGIMNYFKVPCVNHPVFKGKPVNYDPREVFMDKLFTERNEINHFQVFYHYLVQSMFDVGATKNVFCVNIDGVIATISLDLLWKDVNSGKIGSKEMQDIAFIMFLLGRMVGCSAEIADHKARGNIMDCRTPASQVEFVG
- a CDS encoding ATP-grasp domain-containing protein — translated: MDTVDFPVAETLTENATKEQIEALIKKGGKVVVKPSFMGSAGKKGKAGLVKIVDNYADANQARKDLCFAEYQQGPTTHKANGCTFEEFVASDAEIYVSITTSTITRTPTMLLIVEGGVEVEELPDDKKAIVPFNPNEGLRGYHINDALLKLGCPKPFISPLVQQLPKLWDLYNNYGLTMIELNPIRMKKGKRPLPVACDVKAAFDQDDPAHTRIKFPNEVFATELTDFETEINQLRTYQGQSDVVELNPNGTILPFMFGGGANSAATEVLGDKAMFSSDFGGNPPYAKMKEIASICYRHFLKNANIVQIIGGKANNTDIFVTIKAMLDALRENIALNPDVHVVIGRGGPNVVQGMIYARDLLDSMKIPYKMFGFDSSMIGVLNYTLELDAWITANKK
- the hisS gene encoding histidine--tRNA ligase; the protein is MQTIRGFRDILPEQITLWQKVEQEAAALFESFGYREIRIPIVEKTALFARSIGETTDIVEKEMYTFEDRKGEMLTLRPEATASICRAYIQHKMYAAEPVRKFYLTGPMFRRERPQKGRYRQFYQIDAEVFGVASPYIDSELIFLLHTLLRRLGLEGLSAHINSLGCPTCRPDFQKALLDFLGERKDHLCENCQRRLVKNPLRILDCKVQACKQALEGSPATVDHLCPDCSTHFETVKNSLEKLGVDFIIDDTLVRGLDYYTRTAWEIQTTTLGAQSAVAGGGRYDRLVEELGGPSTPAIGFAIGFDRLVEVMEQLDNQAGETGPDLFIVSLGADALQYAFEWSCRLNTMGIRTDTDFRGKSMKALMKRANKLNADFVLIVGDNELAQKKLVLRNMATKEQTEIGLDNLVNDLAKLIKH
- a CDS encoding cob(I)yrinic acid a,c-diamide adenosyltransferase, coding for MKGYVQVYTGNGKGKTTASLGLAIRAAGAGLNVFIVQFMKQGMYSEIKALKKFDNIIVEQYGAGEFVKGKPSDAETTKCRQGYEQLCRIIKAGKHELVVAEEANIACFYGLLSEEDLLYLIDIKPDHMELVFTGRNAPASILDKADLVTEMTEIKHYYQQGVGSRVGIEK